Proteins co-encoded in one Mycobacterium mantenii genomic window:
- a CDS encoding nitroreductase/quinone reductase family protein: MRAAPVFNAPVAALANSRRFGRLLSRNITMLTYTGRRSGRTFSIPVAYRRSGGDIVINVNMPEAKTWWRNFLNTGGPLTLRLDQTERAGHAVATQDDRGRVTVTVRLAEANS, from the coding sequence ATGCGTGCCGCGCCCGTTTTCAATGCACCGGTAGCGGCGCTGGCCAACTCCCGTCGCTTTGGCCGACTGCTCAGCCGCAACATCACGATGCTGACTTACACGGGTCGACGCTCCGGACGCACATTCAGCATCCCGGTGGCCTACCGACGTTCCGGGGGCGACATCGTCATCAACGTCAACATGCCCGAGGCGAAGACGTGGTGGCGAAATTTCCTGAACACCGGCGGACCCCTGACGTTGCGACTCGACCAGACCGAACGCGCCGGACATGCCGTCGCCACGCAGGACGACAGGGGACGCGTTACCGTCACCGTGCGGCTCGCCGAGGCGAATTCTTGA
- a CDS encoding UBP-type zinc finger domain-containing protein produces the protein MTASVDPSVPPSGTGCVECDEAGGWWVHLRRCAACGHVGCCDDSLSRHAAKHWQQTGHPIMRSFEPGEDWFWNYETNDYYEGPELAPPECRPEGESVPGPRGRVPHDWFALLRHRDD, from the coding sequence ATGACTGCTTCTGTCGACCCGTCGGTGCCGCCCAGCGGCACGGGCTGCGTCGAGTGCGACGAGGCCGGTGGCTGGTGGGTGCACTTGCGGCGCTGCGCCGCTTGCGGGCACGTCGGTTGTTGCGACGACTCGCTCTCTCGTCATGCGGCCAAGCACTGGCAGCAGACCGGGCATCCGATAATGCGATCGTTCGAGCCGGGCGAGGATTGGTTCTGGAATTACGAGACCAACGACTACTACGAGGGCCCCGAGCTTGCGCCACCCGAGTGCCGTCCGGAGGGCGAATCGGTTCCCGGACCGCGCGGGCGGGTGCCACATGACTGGTTCGCGCTGCTCCGCCACCGCGACGACTGA
- a CDS encoding Mce protein yields MQLMNRQSLRTAGNPGTWLVSRFRIAAEGAGEEVKQPPAIAVAEADEAGYDATPAVASPAGDGEAADPAEPEEACDGDQDTPDEQHCRGRNLRCRNAVRGVAAGVLAVVLAGAGYEGWLLFQHHQKQVAAEQALDAAKKYILTLTSVDNNAIDKNFADVLDGSTGEFKDMYTKSSAQLRQTLIDNKAAAHGNVIDAAVQSANQDKVDVVLFVDQSVSNGAAPTPQLDRSRVKMTMEKVDGRWLASKVELP; encoded by the coding sequence GTGCAACTGATGAATCGTCAATCGCTACGAACTGCCGGCAACCCGGGAACCTGGTTGGTAAGTCGCTTTCGCATCGCCGCGGAAGGGGCCGGAGAAGAGGTGAAGCAACCGCCAGCGATCGCGGTGGCCGAGGCCGATGAGGCCGGCTACGACGCGACACCGGCCGTTGCATCGCCCGCCGGGGACGGCGAGGCCGCGGACCCAGCCGAGCCCGAGGAGGCCTGCGACGGCGACCAGGACACGCCCGACGAACAGCACTGTCGTGGCCGAAATCTTAGGTGCAGAAACGCAGTTCGCGGGGTTGCTGCCGGAGTATTGGCGGTCGTGCTTGCGGGCGCGGGTTATGAGGGCTGGCTACTGTTTCAGCATCACCAGAAGCAGGTTGCCGCCGAGCAAGCACTCGATGCGGCGAAGAAATACATCCTCACGTTGACCAGCGTGGACAACAACGCGATCGATAAGAACTTCGCCGATGTACTCGACGGTTCAACCGGTGAATTCAAAGACATGTACACCAAATCCAGTGCGCAGCTGCGCCAGACGCTCATCGACAACAAGGCTGCGGCGCATGGGAACGTGATCGACGCCGCGGTCCAGTCCGCCAACCAAGACAAGGTGGACGTTGTGCTGTTCGTCGACCAGTCGGTCAGCAACGGCGCCGCGCCCACACCCCAGCTGGACCGGAGCCGAGTCAAGATGACCATGGAAAAGGTGGATGGTCGGTGGCTGGCCAGCAAGGTCGAGCTGCCCTAA
- a CDS encoding esterase, whose protein sequence is MNFGSGRRVGSRRVAAAVAVLASAAAFTRSPVANADAQLCNPASVDANQMCHFDASGPLSDISMAFPANYPDEPTMIGYLSKVDDDFQTARGPLNTLKSPTALKITGTRYSSGPQATGTQSVVTEMYQNLGAAHPLVWYRSFNYNLANQQSIALDSLFRPGTEPLQVILPIVQKTLADRYRAAVSIPPATGLQPANYQSFAITNDAIVFFFDQNALQPAMEATQVSVPRSAIASMISPDIA, encoded by the coding sequence GTGAACTTTGGTAGCGGGCGGCGCGTCGGGTCACGGCGGGTAGCGGCGGCGGTAGCGGTCCTCGCATCGGCGGCCGCATTCACCCGCTCCCCGGTGGCCAACGCGGACGCGCAATTGTGCAATCCAGCGAGCGTCGATGCGAATCAAATGTGCCACTTCGATGCCTCAGGCCCGTTGTCGGACATCAGCATGGCGTTTCCGGCCAACTATCCCGATGAGCCAACGATGATCGGCTACTTGTCCAAGGTCGACGACGATTTCCAGACCGCCCGCGGACCGCTGAATACGCTGAAATCGCCGACCGCGCTGAAGATTACCGGCACCCGATACAGCTCCGGGCCCCAGGCGACGGGTACCCAATCGGTGGTCACCGAGATGTATCAGAACCTCGGCGCCGCTCACCCGCTGGTCTGGTACAGGTCTTTCAACTACAACCTGGCCAATCAGCAGTCGATCGCCCTCGATTCGTTGTTCCGGCCGGGAACTGAACCGCTGCAGGTCATATTGCCGATCGTGCAGAAGACGTTGGCCGACCGGTATCGGGCAGCCGTGTCGATTCCGCCGGCCACCGGTCTGCAGCCGGCGAACTACCAAAGTTTCGCCATCACCAATGATGCGATCGTTTTCTTCTTCGACCAGAACGCGCTGCAGCCGGCGATGGAGGCCACGCAAGTATCGGTGCCGCGCAGCGCGATCGCGTCGATGATCAGCCCCGACATCGCATAG
- a CDS encoding alpha/beta fold hydrolase, whose translation MFSRSPQTPITPSWFTAAIDQKPEHSDVDVDGCRIHLRVWGDADQPPVVLVHGGGAHSGWWDHVAPFFSRTHRVIAPDLSGHGDSEARGSYDLRIWAGEVMAAAAAAGPAGRPTIVGHSMGGWVVSTAAMHYSRQINSMLVIDSPLWDRAPEEGRLRRRKHTHYRTKDEILARFTAVPSQELILPYVRQHIAAESVRKTDDGWKWKFDPAVFGGGFLEAPPADEESLESMMAAMRCRMGYLRCEAGLVPPAMAERIRSLLQLRGPFVELALAGHHPMLDQPLSLVATLRTLLEFWSIT comes from the coding sequence CTGTTTTCCCGTTCGCCCCAGACGCCGATCACACCATCCTGGTTCACCGCGGCAATCGACCAAAAGCCAGAGCACAGCGACGTCGACGTCGACGGGTGCCGCATTCACCTGCGCGTCTGGGGTGACGCCGACCAACCCCCGGTGGTGCTCGTCCACGGCGGCGGGGCGCACTCCGGTTGGTGGGATCACGTCGCACCGTTCTTTTCCCGCACCCATCGGGTGATCGCGCCGGATCTGTCCGGGCACGGCGACAGCGAGGCGCGGGGCAGTTACGACCTGCGGATCTGGGCAGGCGAAGTGATGGCGGCCGCTGCGGCCGCCGGGCCCGCGGGACGACCGACCATCGTGGGCCACAGCATGGGCGGTTGGGTGGTATCCACGGCGGCGATGCACTACAGCCGCCAGATCAACAGCATGCTGGTGATCGACTCGCCGCTGTGGGACCGTGCGCCGGAGGAAGGGCGGTTACGCAGGCGCAAGCACACCCACTACCGAACGAAAGATGAGATCCTGGCCCGCTTTACGGCCGTGCCTTCGCAGGAGTTGATCCTGCCCTATGTCCGACAGCACATCGCGGCCGAGTCGGTGCGCAAAACCGACGACGGCTGGAAATGGAAATTCGACCCGGCGGTTTTCGGCGGTGGGTTTCTCGAGGCGCCGCCCGCCGATGAGGAATCATTGGAGTCCATGATGGCCGCAATGCGTTGCCGCATGGGATATTTGCGCTGCGAAGCCGGACTGGTGCCGCCCGCGATGGCCGAACGGATCCGTTCCCTGCTTCAGCTGCGTGGCCCATTCGTGGAGTTGGCCCTGGCCGGCCACCATCCCATGCTGGATCAACCGCTGTCGCTGGTCGCGACGTTGCGGACGCTCCTGGAATTTTGGTCGATCACCTAG